A window of the Xenopus laevis strain J_2021 chromosome 9_10L, Xenopus_laevis_v10.1, whole genome shotgun sequence genome harbors these coding sequences:
- the chrna1.L gene encoding acetylcholine receptor subunit alpha-1-A isoform X1 encodes MDFVLTRLILLFLAATIIYSSEDESRLINDLFKSYNKVVRPVKAFKDKVVVTVGLQLIQLINVQWEDVHLKWDPEDYGGIKKVRIPSSDIWRPDIVLYNNADGDFAIVQETKVLLDYTGKIIWLPPAIFKSYCEMIVTYFPFDLQNCSMKLGTWTYDGTLVVINPENDRPDLSNFMESGEWYMKDYRCWKHWVYYDCCPETPYLDITYHFLLQRLPLYFIVNVVIPCLLFSFLTGLVFYLPTDSGEKITLSVSVLLSLVVFLLVIVELIPSTSSAVPLIGKYMLFTMVFVIASIVITVIVINTHHRSPSTHIMPQWLKKIFIETIPRVMFFSTMKRPAQDQHKKKIFTEDIDISDISGKLGPTAEKYQSPILKNPDVKSAIEGAKYVAETMKSDQESTKASEEWKFVAMVLDHLLLAVFMIVCIIGTLAIFAGRLIELHMQG; translated from the exons ATGGATTTTGTCCTCACGCGTCTTATTTTGCTCTTTCTTGCag CTACCATTATCTATTCTTCTGAGGATGAATCCCGCCTTATAAATGACTTATTCAAGAGCTACAACAAAGTGGTTCGTCCAGTCAAGGCTTTTAAGGACAAAGTTGTGGTGACGGTGGGACTCCAGCTTATACAGCTTATTAATGTG CAATGGGAGGATGTTCACCTAAAGTGGGATCCAGAAGATTATGGAGGCATAAAGAAAGTTCGAATCCCTTCTAGTGATATTTGGCGCCCTGATATTGTGCTGTACAACAA tgcaGATGGAGACTTTGCTATTGTCCAGGAAACAAAGGTCCTTCTGGATTACACTGGGAAAATAATATGGTTGCCCCCTGCCATTTTTAAAAGTTACTGTGAAATGATTGTCACATACTTTCCATTTGACCTACAGAACTGCAGCATGAAGCTTGGTACCTGGACTTACGATGGCACATTAGTTGTTATAAATCCA GAAAATGATCGTCCAGATCTGAGTAACTTTATGGAAAGTGGAGAATGGTACATGAAGGATTATCGCTGCTGGAAGCACTGGGTTTATTATGACTGCTGCCCAGAAACACCATACTTGGATATCACATACCATTTTCTCCTGCAGAGGCTTCCCCTTTACTTTATTGTCAATGTTGTGATCCCTTGTTTGCTATTCTCCTTTCTGACTGGCCTGGTGTTTTATCTGCCTACTGATTCAG GAGAGAAAATCACTCTGAGCGTTTCTGTACTGCTGTCCCTGGTTGTGTTTCTTCTGGTCATCGTTGAACTGATTCCTTCGACATCAAGCGCTGTCCCTTTAATTGGGAAGTACATGTTATTCACCATGGTGTTTGTTATCGCGTCCATTGTCATCACAGTCATTGTCATCAACACCCATCACCGTTCCCCAAGTACTCACATTATGCCCCAGTGGCTGAAAAAG atTTTTATTGAAACCATCCCGAGGGTTATGTTTTTTTCTACCATGAAACGCCCAGCACAAGATCAACATAAGAAAAAGATATTTACAGAAGATATTGATATATCAGATATTTCGGGAAAGTTAGGCCCTACTGCAGAGAAATATCAATCTCCAATCCTTAAGAATCCTGATGTTAAAAGTGCTATAGAAGGAGCCAAATATGTAGCAGAGACCATGAAGTCTGACCAGGAATCAACTAAG GCCTCAGAAGAATGGAAGTTTGTTGCTATGGTTTTAGATCACCTGTTGCTAGCTGTCTTCATGATAGTGTGTATCATTGGAACGCTGGCTATATTTGCTGGCCGGCTCATTGAGTTACACATGCAAGGTTAA
- the chrna1.L gene encoding acetylcholine receptor subunit alpha-1-A precursor — protein MDFVLTRLILLFLAATIIYSSEDESRLINDLFKSYNKVVRPVKAFKDKVVVTVGLQLIQLINVNEVNQIVTTNVRLKQQWEDVHLKWDPEDYGGIKKVRIPSSDIWRPDIVLYNNADGDFAIVQETKVLLDYTGKIIWLPPAIFKSYCEMIVTYFPFDLQNCSMKLGTWTYDGTLVVINPENDRPDLSNFMESGEWYMKDYRCWKHWVYYDCCPETPYLDITYHFLLQRLPLYFIVNVVIPCLLFSFLTGLVFYLPTDSGEKITLSVSVLLSLVVFLLVIVELIPSTSSAVPLIGKYMLFTMVFVIASIVITVIVINTHHRSPSTHIMPQWLKKIFIETIPRVMFFSTMKRPAQDQHKKKIFTEDIDISDISGKLGPTAEKYQSPILKNPDVKSAIEGAKYVAETMKSDQESTKASEEWKFVAMVLDHLLLAVFMIVCIIGTLAIFAGRLIELHMQG, from the exons ATGGATTTTGTCCTCACGCGTCTTATTTTGCTCTTTCTTGCag CTACCATTATCTATTCTTCTGAGGATGAATCCCGCCTTATAAATGACTTATTCAAGAGCTACAACAAAGTGGTTCGTCCAGTCAAGGCTTTTAAGGACAAAGTTGTGGTGACGGTGGGACTCCAGCTTATACAGCTTATTAATGTG AATGAAGTCAATCAAATTGTAACAACAAATGTCCGTCTGAAACAG CAATGGGAGGATGTTCACCTAAAGTGGGATCCAGAAGATTATGGAGGCATAAAGAAAGTTCGAATCCCTTCTAGTGATATTTGGCGCCCTGATATTGTGCTGTACAACAA tgcaGATGGAGACTTTGCTATTGTCCAGGAAACAAAGGTCCTTCTGGATTACACTGGGAAAATAATATGGTTGCCCCCTGCCATTTTTAAAAGTTACTGTGAAATGATTGTCACATACTTTCCATTTGACCTACAGAACTGCAGCATGAAGCTTGGTACCTGGACTTACGATGGCACATTAGTTGTTATAAATCCA GAAAATGATCGTCCAGATCTGAGTAACTTTATGGAAAGTGGAGAATGGTACATGAAGGATTATCGCTGCTGGAAGCACTGGGTTTATTATGACTGCTGCCCAGAAACACCATACTTGGATATCACATACCATTTTCTCCTGCAGAGGCTTCCCCTTTACTTTATTGTCAATGTTGTGATCCCTTGTTTGCTATTCTCCTTTCTGACTGGCCTGGTGTTTTATCTGCCTACTGATTCAG GAGAGAAAATCACTCTGAGCGTTTCTGTACTGCTGTCCCTGGTTGTGTTTCTTCTGGTCATCGTTGAACTGATTCCTTCGACATCAAGCGCTGTCCCTTTAATTGGGAAGTACATGTTATTCACCATGGTGTTTGTTATCGCGTCCATTGTCATCACAGTCATTGTCATCAACACCCATCACCGTTCCCCAAGTACTCACATTATGCCCCAGTGGCTGAAAAAG atTTTTATTGAAACCATCCCGAGGGTTATGTTTTTTTCTACCATGAAACGCCCAGCACAAGATCAACATAAGAAAAAGATATTTACAGAAGATATTGATATATCAGATATTTCGGGAAAGTTAGGCCCTACTGCAGAGAAATATCAATCTCCAATCCTTAAGAATCCTGATGTTAAAAGTGCTATAGAAGGAGCCAAATATGTAGCAGAGACCATGAAGTCTGACCAGGAATCAACTAAG GCCTCAGAAGAATGGAAGTTTGTTGCTATGGTTTTAGATCACCTGTTGCTAGCTGTCTTCATGATAGTGTGTATCATTGGAACGCTGGCTATATTTGCTGGCCGGCTCATTGAGTTACACATGCAAGGTTAA